The following nucleotide sequence is from Barnesiella viscericola DSM 18177.
CACAGGAAAGCCAGTTCGGCCGCGATGCTCTCTTTCTCACTGGCATTTATCTTGGAGGTGACCCGGTTCTTTTCGAGCCCTTTCCCCAGCTCGATTTTCACGCCGGTCTGTCTCTCCACCTCCTGGACGACCGTGGCGATGGGGCTGTTCTTGAAAACCAGTACCGAGTCGCCCTTTCCAAAGAAGAAGGCGGGGTCGTCGATAAGCCCCAAAGTCATCTGGCCGTCGGTCACCTCGACCTTTTCGTTGGCTTCGAGAATGACGTTGTTGTGTGAGGTCGAGACCTTTACCCGGCCACTCTCGACAAACACGCCCGATTTGCTATCGTGAGCGGCATCGACGAGAAACGAAGTTCCCAGCACCTCGACCGTAATCGAGGGGGTAGAGATCTTGAACGGAGCGTTGTCGCGGTTCTTCACGTGGAAAAAGGCTTTTCCCGTGAGCTCTACCTGGCGGGCGATCCCGTCGTCGGCATATCGGAATGCCAGGGTTGAATGAGGGTAGAGGGTTACCTCCGACCCGTCGGGCAAAAGAACGTTTTCGGTTTGGGTTATATCGGCGTAGCGAACAGTTTGGGTATCGGTCTCGTGTGAGAGGTAGAGCAGGGCCGCTACCAGCACCAGCGCGATGGCGGCTGCTGCCGAGTAGAACCAGGCTTTTTTGTGGAAGAGGTTTACCTTCAAGGTGCGCTCTTTGAGTTGGGGCTCGATTCGTGCCCAGGCCTTTTCGGTATCAACCTCAAAAGCCGTGTCGCTGAAAATGGGCGTATCGAGCAATCGCTGCAATCGTTGGCTCTCTTCGGGGTAAGCGGCTCTCCACTGGTCGATCTTGGCCTGTTGGGCAGCCGTGAGTCTCTCGTGGGCAAAATACTTGGCCAACAGTTCGTCAATGTTATCTTGATTTCCCATTTTTACTTACAGTTTAAGAAGATTGATAAAACGATGGTGATAAGAACCAGACGCATGGCGCTGTTTTCGGCTACGTAGGTACGCAGGAGCCTGATGGCCCGGGTCATTTGATTCTCGATAGTTTTTTCCGAAAGCCCCAACTTCTCGGCAATTTCGCGGTATTTCATACCTTTGAGCTTGGCCATCAGGAAAACCTCTTTACACTTGGGGGGTAGTGAGGCAAGTGCCACTTGCAGGAGATTTTCGGGCGATTGGGCTTCATCGGCCTCGTCATATATCTCGTCGGGCTGGTCGATGGCCGCCGTCGGATAGTCGTCGATTGGGACGAAGGCCCCCTGCCTTTTGCGTAAGAATGAGATGCAACTGTTTTTGACGGCGGTAGTCATGTAGGCTGCAAACTCTTTGTCGGGGAGGGAGTCTTTCCCTTTGTCCCAGACATTGATAAAGAGTTCCTGTACAATATCTTCCGCCTCATCGCGGTCCAGAACATACCCGTAGGCTATGTGACATAGCCTGGGGTAGTGTTTCTGAAACAGGACTTTGAAAAGTT
It contains:
- a CDS encoding FecR family protein, whose amino-acid sequence is MGNQDNIDELLAKYFAHERLTAAQQAKIDQWRAAYPEESQRLQRLLDTPIFSDTAFEVDTEKAWARIEPQLKERTLKVNLFHKKAWFYSAAAAIALVLVAALLYLSHETDTQTVRYADITQTENVLLPDGSEVTLYPHSTLAFRYADDGIARQVELTGKAFFHVKNRDNAPFKISTPSITVEVLGTSFLVDAAHDSKSGVFVESGRVKVSTSHNNVILEANEKVEVTDGQMTLGLIDDPAFFFGKGDSVLVFKNSPIATVVQEVERQTGVKIELGKGLEKNRVTSKINASEKESIAAELAFLCGCRCDTVEKGRLYKLYYE
- a CDS encoding RNA polymerase sigma-70 factor yields the protein MRENRKELFKVLFQKHYPRLCHIAYGYVLDRDEAEDIVQELFINVWDKGKDSLPDKEFAAYMTTAVKNSCISFLRKRQGAFVPIDDYPTAAIDQPDEIYDEADEAQSPENLLQVALASLPPKCKEVFLMAKLKGMKYREIAEKLGLSEKTIENQMTRAIRLLRTYVAENSAMRLVLITIVLSIFLNCK